In Chitinophaga sp. HK235, a single window of DNA contains:
- the rpsB gene encoding 30S ribosomal protein S2 yields MENNTSLQQQLLEAGVHFGHLKKKWNPKMLPYIFAEKKGIHIIDLNKTVEGLQEAAAALKSIAKSGKKIMFVATKKQAKEIVADAARNINMPFVTERWLGGMLTNFSTIRKSVKKMQSIEKMLQDGTFDNITKKERLTLSRDKEKMEKVLGGIAQLARVPAALFMVDISHEHIALAEAKRLGIVTFGMVDTNSDPSKVDFAIPANDDATKSIAIITSYICAAIAEGLSERATEKSEEVEEEEEADDKARKFEVEGGEDRERGRRSQGGGGQGGGNRGGGQGGGNRGGGQGGNRGGGQGGNRGGGQGGNRGGQGGGQRRPANAGGGAPRKPGAGK; encoded by the coding sequence GCAGCAGCAGTTACTGGAGGCAGGTGTTCACTTCGGTCACCTGAAGAAGAAATGGAATCCTAAAATGCTGCCTTATATTTTCGCAGAAAAGAAAGGTATTCATATCATTGATCTGAACAAAACCGTTGAAGGTTTACAGGAAGCAGCAGCTGCCCTGAAATCTATCGCAAAAAGCGGTAAAAAGATCATGTTCGTTGCTACTAAAAAGCAAGCGAAAGAAATCGTAGCAGATGCTGCGCGTAACATCAACATGCCTTTCGTTACTGAAAGATGGTTAGGTGGTATGCTCACCAACTTCTCTACTATCCGTAAGAGCGTGAAGAAAATGCAGAGCATTGAAAAAATGCTGCAGGACGGAACTTTCGACAACATCACTAAAAAAGAACGTCTGACTTTAAGCCGTGATAAAGAGAAAATGGAAAAAGTGCTGGGTGGTATTGCCCAACTGGCACGTGTTCCAGCCGCTCTGTTCATGGTGGATATCAGCCACGAACACATTGCTCTGGCAGAAGCTAAACGTCTGGGCATTGTTACCTTCGGTATGGTTGATACCAACTCCGATCCTAGCAAAGTTGACTTCGCTATTCCTGCGAACGACGACGCTACCAAATCCATCGCTATCATCACCAGCTACATCTGCGCAGCAATCGCAGAAGGTCTGTCTGAAAGAGCTACTGAAAAATCTGAAGAAGTAGAAGAGGAAGAAGAAGCAGATGATAAAGCACGCAAATTTGAAGTAGAAGGCGGTGAAGACCGTGAAAGAGGTCGCAGAAGCCAAGGCGGCGGCGGCCAGGGTGGCGGTAACCGTGGCGGTGGCCAGGGTGGCGGCAACCGTGGTGGTGGCCAGGGTGGTAACCGTGGCGGTGGCCAGGGTGGTAACCGTGGTGGCGGCCAGGGTGGTAACCGTGGCGGTCAAGGTGGTGGACAACGTCGTCCTGCCAACGCTGGCGGCGGTGCTCCTAGAAAACCAGGTGCCGGTAAATAA